The nucleotide sequence CGGGCGCGAAGCGCGTGATCATCTCCGCTCCGTCGAAGGGGGAGGACGGCACCTTCGTCATGGGCGTCAACGAGAAGACGTTCGACCCGGCGAAGCATTTCATCCTTTCCAACGCCTCCTGCACCACGAACTGCCTCGCTCCGGTCGCCAAGGTGCTGCTCGACAACTTCGGGATCGAGCGCGGCCTGATGACGACGATCCACTCCTACACGAACGACCAGAAGATCCTCGACCTGCCGCACAAGGACCTGCGCCGGGCGCGCGCCGCGGGGATGTCGATGATCCCGACGACCACCGGAGCCGCCAAGGCCGTCGCGCTCGTCATCCCCGAGCTGAAGGGAAAGCTCGACGGGATGGCGATCCGCGTCCCCACCCCGAACGTTTCCGTGGTGGACCTGACGGCGGAGCTGACCAAAAGCACCACGGCGGAAGAGATCAACGCGGCGATGAAGAAGGCCTCCGAGGGCCCCATGAAGGGGATCCTCCAGTACGTGGACGAGCCGCTCGTCTCGATCGATTTCAACCACGACCCGGCCTCGTCCTCCTTCGACGCCCTCTCCACCAAGGTGCTCGGCGGGAAGATGGTGAAGGTGCTCTCCTGGTACGACAACGAGTGGGGGTACTCCTGCCGCCTGGTCGACCTGGCGAAGTACGTCTCCGCGGCAAAGTAACGCGATGCGCGCCCCGGTCATCGCCGGCAACTGGAAGATGTACAAGACCGCAGGGGAAGCCGCGGCCTTCGTACGGGCCTTCCTGCCGCTGGTGTCGGGCGCGGGGGGGGTCGAGAT is from Deltaproteobacteria bacterium and encodes:
- the gap gene encoding type I glyceraldehyde-3-phosphate dehydrogenase; this translates as MAVKVGINGFGRIGRNFFRAAYKDPSLQIVAVNDITDAKTLAHLLKYDSVHGRFEASVEVKENAIVVNGKEVQVLACKDPAELPWGKLGVEIVIESTGIFTDRDGAGKHIAAGAKRVIISAPSKGEDGTFVMGVNEKTFDPAKHFILSNASCTTNCLAPVAKVLLDNFGIERGLMTTIHSYTNDQKILDLPHKDLRRARAAGMSMIPTTTGAAKAVALVIPELKGKLDGMAIRVPTPNVSVVDLTAELTKSTTAEEINAAMKKASEGPMKGILQYVDEPLVSIDFNHDPASSSFDALSTKVLGGKMVKVLSWYDNEWGYSCRLVDLAKYVSAAK